In Haloarcula salinisoli, a genomic segment contains:
- a CDS encoding glutathione S-transferase N-terminal domain-containing protein — MLELYQSEGCPHSEKVREKLSELGVSYVNHNPRLPGADGGDVTNELTHSVLSTVGDDQIPFLVDTERGVTMHESDDIVAYLEQQYA; from the coding sequence ATGCTGGAGCTGTATCAGTCCGAGGGCTGTCCCCACAGCGAGAAGGTTCGTGAAAAACTGTCGGAACTCGGCGTTTCGTACGTCAACCACAACCCGCGACTCCCCGGAGCGGACGGCGGCGACGTGACGAACGAACTCACACACAGTGTCCTCTCGACAGTCGGCGACGACCAGATTCCGTTCCTCGTCGACACCGAGCGTGGTGTCACGATGCACGAGAGTGACGACATCGTCGCGTATCTCGAACAACAGTACGCCTGA
- a CDS encoding winged helix-turn-helix domain-containing protein has product MARRPAEWMTPLDERILELLAAEGWATPRSIARRVSLGASVGRVRERCRLLSQTGLVAPLSRALLHYEITGAGRRYLAGELDASEQPGPSVNR; this is encoded by the coding sequence ATGGCCCGCCGGCCCGCTGAGTGGATGACGCCGCTGGACGAGCGTATCCTGGAGTTGCTGGCGGCCGAAGGGTGGGCGACACCCCGGTCGATTGCTCGCCGAGTATCGCTCGGGGCGTCGGTCGGACGGGTTCGGGAGCGGTGTCGGCTCCTGAGCCAGACGGGACTCGTCGCGCCGCTGTCGCGGGCGTTGCTACACTACGAGATTACGGGGGCCGGACGCCGGTATCTGGCAGGTGAGCTCGACGCGAGCGAGCAGCCGGGGCCGTCGGTGAATCGGTGA
- a CDS encoding helix-turn-helix domain-containing protein, producing MRQSGSWMTIWDDRILEVVREEGNGSPTELANREEIHISKSSVSRRLTKLADNGLLRPLANGVYVLSEAGEAYLEGKYDAEQGRYIGDDDETKTEGDATERPGVDG from the coding sequence ATGAGACAGTCCGGCTCGTGGATGACAATCTGGGACGACAGGATTCTGGAGGTCGTCCGCGAGGAGGGGAACGGCTCCCCGACGGAGCTCGCGAACCGCGAGGAGATACATATCTCGAAGTCGTCGGTCTCCCGACGGCTGACGAAGCTGGCCGACAACGGCCTCTTGCGCCCGCTCGCCAACGGCGTCTACGTCCTCTCAGAGGCGGGCGAGGCCTACCTCGAAGGTAAGTACGATGCCGAGCAAGGCCGGTATATCGGCGATGACGACGAGACGAAAACCGAGGGGGACGCGACCGAACGCCCCGGCGTGGACGGCTGA
- a CDS encoding hydroxyacid dehydrogenase: protein MTDRWEVLLPKEIDPSGPESIADFADCTGMDEYDSYDDALADIARYDAVIVRVAPLTAEVIERAEKLKVIAKHGAGLDNVDMDAAAQHDIVVCNTPGANAQSVAEHAIASLFGLRRNLHTADRHVRSGEWERAAFTGRELSNDTLGLYGFGNIAQKTAALATGMGMRVVAYDPRKPDEYFPESVQRAERFEGLFQRSDAVSIHVPLTDHTHHSISTAELSALGEHGVIVNTARGAVIDEAALVDALEAGTVGGAALDTFESEPPGEDHPLYGRDDVLLTPHVGGVTRQALARMSRQAAANVRTVYEGGIPDSTRNTAALSEADE, encoded by the coding sequence ATGACTGATAGGTGGGAAGTCCTTTTGCCGAAAGAAATCGACCCGTCGGGGCCGGAGTCCATCGCGGACTTCGCCGACTGTACCGGGATGGACGAGTACGACAGTTACGACGACGCGCTGGCCGACATCGCGCGCTACGATGCCGTCATCGTCCGCGTCGCACCGCTCACCGCCGAGGTCATCGAGCGGGCGGAGAAGCTGAAAGTCATCGCGAAACACGGCGCCGGCCTCGACAACGTCGACATGGACGCGGCCGCTCAGCACGATATCGTCGTCTGTAACACGCCCGGCGCGAACGCCCAGTCCGTCGCCGAACACGCCATCGCCTCGCTGTTTGGCCTGCGCCGCAACCTCCACACCGCCGACAGACACGTCAGGTCCGGTGAGTGGGAACGGGCGGCCTTTACCGGGCGGGAGCTCAGCAACGACACGCTCGGGCTGTACGGCTTCGGGAACATCGCACAGAAGACGGCGGCGCTGGCCACCGGCATGGGGATGCGCGTCGTCGCCTACGATCCGCGCAAGCCCGACGAGTACTTCCCGGAGAGTGTCCAGCGCGCCGAGCGGTTCGAGGGTCTGTTCCAGCGCTCCGACGCGGTGAGTATCCACGTCCCGCTGACTGACCACACACACCACTCTATCTCGACGGCGGAGCTGTCGGCACTCGGGGAACACGGCGTCATCGTCAACACCGCTCGCGGCGCGGTCATCGACGAGGCGGCGCTTGTCGACGCGCTCGAGGCCGGCACCGTCGGCGGGGCGGCACTCGACACGTTCGAGTCCGAGCCGCCGGGCGAGGACCATCCCCTCTATGGCCGTGACGACGTGTTGTTGACGCCCCACGTCGGCGGCGTGACACGGCAGGCGCTGGCCAGGATGAGCCGGCAGGCCGCGGCGAACGTCCGGACCGTCTACGAGGGCGGGATACCCGACTCGACGCGGAACACGGCCGCGCTGTCGGAGGCCGACGAATGA
- a CDS encoding HpcH/HpaI aldolase family protein: MRTENGLRRALEAGETVFGASAETFSPTVVETLGAVGLDYVWLDFEHGGPSPYDSTALEELTRAAEAADIELLVRLPKPEPALIRKVLDAGVRTILLPRIETAAELRAGVRAAHFAYDGAVGDRGVGVGRSGEWAGYVDSYVGGEDSEVLVGTMIENQRAVDNIEEILSVPQLGFAFVGPADLSMSLSGGDPLEKNTEAVSAAIDRTLEACLDAGVPVGRIRNGVPEARDAVDAGYRIVRIGGDTASIREVLGARLDELRD; this comes from the coding sequence ATGAGGACCGAGAACGGGTTGCGGCGGGCGCTCGAAGCCGGTGAGACGGTCTTCGGCGCGAGTGCAGAGACCTTCTCGCCGACGGTTGTCGAGACGCTTGGCGCGGTCGGCCTGGACTACGTCTGGCTAGACTTCGAACACGGCGGGCCCAGCCCCTACGACAGCACCGCCCTAGAAGAGCTGACACGGGCTGCAGAGGCGGCCGATATCGAACTGCTGGTCCGGCTGCCCAAACCCGAGCCGGCGCTCATCAGGAAGGTGCTGGATGCCGGTGTCCGGACCATCCTGCTGCCCCGCATCGAGACCGCCGCGGAGCTCCGGGCCGGTGTCAGGGCGGCCCACTTCGCGTACGACGGTGCGGTTGGCGACCGCGGGGTCGGCGTGGGTCGGTCGGGCGAGTGGGCGGGCTACGTCGACAGCTACGTCGGCGGCGAGGACAGCGAGGTGCTGGTCGGGACGATGATAGAGAACCAGCGCGCCGTCGACAACATCGAGGAGATTCTCTCGGTGCCCCAGCTGGGCTTTGCCTTCGTCGGGCCGGCGGACCTCTCGATGTCGCTGTCGGGCGGTGACCCGCTCGAAAAGAACACCGAGGCTGTCTCGGCGGCTATCGACCGCACGCTCGAAGCGTGTCTCGACGCCGGGGTGCCGGTCGGGCGAATCCGCAACGGCGTCCCGGAGGCCCGGGACGCGGTCGACGCCGGCTACCGAATCGTCCGCATCGGCGGCGACACGGCGTCGATACGTGAGGTGCTGGGGGCGCGACTCGACGAGCTACGGGACTGA